Within candidate division WOR-3 bacterium, the genomic segment TCGACATCGTCGAAATACAATCCTCCGCAGAAGGCTATCCGATCACCAAAAAACAGTTTGTTACTCTTTTCGAATCGGTTTTAAAAGTCATGCCTTCCGTTTTTTCAGCCCAGGACAAAGTTTTGGATTCTCTCGGTCTCGCACTTAAATGCTGAACGGAAATCTGTTTACAAAAAAGGTCGATTCTCATCAAAGCAGAATCCGATTGGATTCATTTCTTTCTTCTTCCGGAGCTCCGACAAGCCGATCCAGGCTGAAAAAACTCATTGAGGACGGATTTGTTTCCGTAAACGGAGAAACCGTCCGCGTGCCCCATCATTATGTCAAACGAGGAGACGTGCTGATCGTTGCTTTCCCTAAAGAACCCGTCATGTCACTTGAGCCTGAAAACATAGACATCAAGATAGCCTACGAGGACGATGAAATTATAGTCGTGGACAAGCGTGCGGGATTAGTTGTTCATCCGGCTAAAGGGAACAGGGAAGGAACTCTCGTCAACGCACTCTTGTTTCATTCGAGTCTTTCCGAAAGCGGCTCACTCGAACATCGCCCCGGCATTGTCCACAGACTCGACAAGGACACTTCCGGACTGATGGTAACTGTGAAGACCGAGACGGCATACAGAAACCTTCAGAATCAGATATCTTCGAGAAAAATGAAAAGGGAGTACCTCGCACTGGTATGGGGGCAACCTGATAAAAACGGAACAATAGAAGCGCCTATTGGCAGGAGCACAGTCAACAGAAAAAAAATGGCGGTGACTTCATACAGGTCCAAAGATGCGAGAACTCATTTCAGAACACTAGTAAACTTCGGCGCGGCGACTCTGGTTCTTTGCAGTCTCGACACAGGAAGAACTCACCAGATAAGAGTTCACATGAAACACATAGGGCATCCAGTCATCGGAGACAGAGAATACGGCGGAGCAACCTCTTATCCTCAGGGTGTTTCGGGCAAATGGTCTTTTCAGGTAGAAAAGATCAGAAAACTCGTCCCCCGCCAATTCCTTCACGCCGCGAGGCTTTCGTTCGAGCATCCCCGCGACGGCAAAGGATTGAAATTTTACTCTCCTTTGCCCGAAGAACTCCGTCCCGTTCTTTTATTTCTATCAGAACAAAGATCTATTTATTTGTGCTCTGTGTAGATAACCGTGACTAAAGTGTTGTCACCGTCGCTGTTTTTTGAGGTGCTCACTGTAGCTTCCGAATTATCTTTCTTTATCTGAACCATGTATCCTTCAGGATGAGATGTTTCCATGACAATATCCCATCCCGTCAAGTTTTTGTAATAGTTAATTGCGTCTCCCGGGCTGTCATCTGTTTCAAAAACGACAGAATAATTATCGAATTCGTCTTCTTCGACAAACATTACGCTTTTTGCCCTGGCACCGGGATATACGATGTCTTCGTCAAGGTCGTAGTCGTCGAGATCGACGTCATCGGAATATTGATAAGACCCTGTTGAATCTTTTATGGTGATTGAGCCGTCTGAAATATCGACATCGCCGCCAGTAATTCCTTCTGTTATCTGTTCACCGATTTCTTCGCCGACTTTTTCAGATATTTTATCACCGAGGTTGCATGCGCCGCAGCAACCCTGCATCAGCGTTATCAAGGCAACGCATGACAACAAAATAATAATAAACCTCGTCATGATCCCTCCGTTTCAGATTTGAACATCTTCTTTTTTCTTCGTTTCCCGCGAGCGTCGCCGGATCAATCCGACCAAAGTTACAACGAATAGGTCGGCACCCACTACAACCAGGGCTATCGGCCAGTCTCTTTTTACACTCAAATAACCCGCGTTTGACAACCATAGAAGTGCTCCGACAACGATCAAAAGTATACTTAAGTTCATTGCAAATTTCACTTTTCCCCCTTTCACTTTAATTACTTATACCATAAAGACCTCATCTTTAAAAGCCTGTGCCTGGCGCTTGCGCTGGAACGCCGTTGCTCGTAAACTAAATAAAAAAATGAAAGGATAAAAATGCCGACAAAATATAAAATCATCTGGATAGACGACGAAGTAGAGCTTTTTGAACCTCACATAAAACTCCTTAACAAACAGAACTACGAAGTCAAAACTGCGAACAACGGCTACGACGCAGTCTCCATGATAGAAAGAGAATCGTTCGATCTGGTATTTCTCGACGTGATGATGCCCGGAAAAGACGGCATAAGCGTTCTCGATGATATAAAAAGCCTGAAACCTTCTCTTCCTGTCGTAATGATCACAAAAAGCGAAGATGAAATAACTGTCGACGAAAGCATCGCCCTGAAAGCGGACGATTATGTCGTCAAACCGGTACATCCGAGTCAGCTGATCGCCGTGTGCAAAAAATTCCTCGAAAGAGAAAGGCTCATAGACACGAGAATACCTCCGAGATACACGGAAGAGCTGAAATCCCTGAAAACTCAGTTCGAAAGCGAAAATCCTTTCACCTGGATTGACCTTGCCAAAAAGATAAACACATGGACTTTGAGACTTCTTGACAGCTCTGATTCTCTTCTCAGGGAAATTCACTCCGACATAAGAAAAGAAGCCGACCTGGCTTTGTCTTCATTTTTTCAGAAGTTCTACCCCGATATAATCAACGACAAAAATGCTCCGGTTTTATCGCACACTTTCCTTGAACGGATTTTAATACCTCTTTACGAAGAAAAACCTCCCCTTCTTTTCGTTATAATCGACTGCATGAGGTCCGACCAATGGACTGAGATATCCAAATTTCTCGAAAAGTATTTTTCCATAAGTTCGTCCTATTATTTTTCCATTCTACCTTCGGCGACTCCATATTCGAGAAATTCAATTTTTTCCGGCATGACTCCATCGGCTACGGTCACAAAATTCCCTGAATTTTTGAACATTCTCGAACAGCCCCATCAGAACAAATTCGAAAAAGATTTTCTCCTATCCTTTTTCAGAAACGTCAAAGGGGCAAAAGACTCGGACATATTGTATAAAAAAATACTAAATAAAACCGCAGAGACAAACTTTTTATCCGAAATACAAGCCGTATCCAAAACCAAGTTTTCAGCCGTCGTAGTCGACTTCGTCGATATTCTCTCTCATTCAATTTCGCGCAATCCGATCCTCGAAGAGATGATACACGATGAAAGAGCTCTCAAAAGCGCCACTATAACGTGGTTTGAAAATTCACCTTTGATGAACGCCATAATCAAAGCAGGGGAACTTGGCGTGACTGTTGTCATAACGACGGATCACGGTTCAATACAGGTCAAGACACCCTCAATTCTCAAAAACGCCCAGGGTGAAGTATCGTCGAACCTGAGATATAAATACGGTGAAAAACTCGGCGTGATAGATAAACACAGGGAGAGGGCCGTTGTGATAAGCGATCCACAACCGTGGGGACTGCCTTCGCACGGACACAATTTTAATTACGTCATTTCCACGCACGATTCTTTTCTGGTCTATCCGACA encodes:
- a CDS encoding RluA family pseudouridine synthase translates to MLNGNLFTKKVDSHQSRIRLDSFLSSSGAPTSRSRLKKLIEDGFVSVNGETVRVPHHYVKRGDVLIVAFPKEPVMSLEPENIDIKIAYEDDEIIVVDKRAGLVVHPAKGNREGTLVNALLFHSSLSESGSLEHRPGIVHRLDKDTSGLMVTVKTETAYRNLQNQISSRKMKREYLALVWGQPDKNGTIEAPIGRSTVNRKKMAVTSYRSKDARTHFRTLVNFGAATLVLCSLDTGRTHQIRVHMKHIGHPVIGDREYGGATSYPQGVSGKWSFQVEKIRKLVPRQFLHAARLSFEHPRDGKGLKFYSPLPEELRPVLLFLSEQRSIYLCSV
- a CDS encoding response regulator; the protein is MPTKYKIIWIDDEVELFEPHIKLLNKQNYEVKTANNGYDAVSMIERESFDLVFLDVMMPGKDGISVLDDIKSLKPSLPVVMITKSEDEITVDESIALKADDYVVKPVHPSQLIAVCKKFLERERLIDTRIPPRYTEELKSLKTQFESENPFTWIDLAKKINTWTLRLLDSSDSLLREIHSDIRKEADLALSSFFQKFYPDIINDKNAPVLSHTFLERILIPLYEEKPPLLFVIIDCMRSDQWTEISKFLEKYFSISSSYYFSILPSATPYSRNSIFSGMTPSATVTKFPEFLNILEQPHQNKFEKDFLLSFFRNVKGAKDSDILYKKILNKTAETNFLSEIQAVSKTKFSAVVVDFVDILSHSISRNPILEEMIHDERALKSATITWFENSPLMNAIIKAGELGVTVVITTDHGSIQVKTPSILKNAQGEVSSNLRYKYGEKLGVIDKHRERAVVISDPQPWGLPSHGHNFNYVISTHDSFLVYPTNPEQYTREYMNTFQHGGISLDEIVIPYAVLRPR